Genomic DNA from Pseudomonas sp. CCC3.1:
AACAGGCTCATCCCGTCGTTGTTGTCGCCGAACTGCACTTCTTGGGCTTCGGCGCTGCCATTGCCGCTCGGATCGAAGGCCGGGCCGTTGACGTGCAAGGGGTGGCCCCAACTGATGAGGACCGAGGCGCGATAGCCGGGCGGCAGGCTGAGGGAGTCTCTGGTGGCAGCGTTGATGCTCTCAAAGCCGAGCAAGGAACTGGAGGCGGCGCTGACACCGGCGGCCAGTGCGCTGCGGCTCAGCAGGTTGCCGCCCAAAAACATCGCCGCCCCGCACAGAGCACCAGCGCCGATAAAACGCCGCCGACTGAGGCCGATCATCTGCTCAAGGTCGGTGAGTTGTTGTTCTTCTAACAGGTTCATATCGCGCAGGCTCTCGAAGGTTTTTGCAGCAACCTTAAGCAGCGGGTATGACAGCGGTGTTTCAGATGTTGGGCACGCCCGCCCTGTAGCCGCTGCCGCAGGCTGCGATGGGTTGCGTAGCGACCCTGTGGTTGAAGGTCCTGCGGCCCTTATCGCAGCCTGCGGCAGCGGCTACAGGGCGGGTGTACCCAGCAACACCAGCGTCGGCGAGAACTGCACATTGACCGCGCTGCCGACCTTCAACTGGAGTGTTTCGAGTTGTTGCGGCTCGGTCAGGGCACACAAGGTTTGGCCGCTGGGCAAGCTGATGCGCACTTCGCTGGGGCCGTCGTCGGCGTGCAGGATGTGTTCGATTTGCCCGTGCAGTTGATTGTGTTCAGGCGCGGCGGGTTGGTCCGGTGCCGTCAGTTGCAGCCAGCCTGCTTTGATCAGCGCCACCACGGGGGTGCCGATGCTTAATTCCAGGCGCTGGGTACTGTCGCGGGTGATTTGCGCGTTCAGCGTCAGCCCGCCGGGCAGCGCCAACTGAATCAGATCATTGTGGCCATGGCGCTGGATGGCGATCACGCTGCCATGCAACTGGTTGCGAGCGCTGGTCCTGAGCATCAACCGGCCTAGCAGATCAAGGTCGCTGCTGTCCTCGGCAGCGTCCAGCACCTGGCTCTGTAGCACCTGCAAGCGCTGATATAGCCTCAGTACCCGCTCGCCGGAAACAGACAAGCGCGCACCGCCGCCGCCCTTGCCGCCAACACTGCGCTCCACCAGCGGGGTTTGTGCCAGGTTGTTCAGCTCATCAATCGCGTCCCACGCGGCTTTGTAGCTGATACCTGCGCTTTTGGCTGCACGGGTGATCGAACCTTGCTCGGCGATGTGTTGCAACAGCGCAATACGCTGTGGGCGGCGGGCGATGTGTTGTGTCAGCAAAGTGGGCAGCGGCATGGCGGCGTGTTTCGCGAAGCGGGCAGAGCCTCGCAAAGTGCCTGCGCAGCGAGGTGCCGTCAAGGTGGCCCGTCGGGCTTTGGTGTGCGCGCCAGGCAATACACATCCACCCGCCGCGCCCCGGCCTTGAGCAGCAGACGGGCCAGGCTTTGCGCGGTGGCGCCCGTCGTGAGCACATCGTCCACCAGCGCCAGGTGCAACCCTTGCACCTCAATCCCCGGTGCAAGGCTGAAGGCTTGCAGCAAGTTGCGCTTGCGGGTCTTGGCGTCGAGTGCCTGTTGCGCCGTGGTGTCTTGGGGGCGCAGCAGCCAGTGTTCACGGCAAGGGATGTTCAGGTGCACGCTGAGCCAGTCGGCGAGCATGGTCGATTGGTTGTAGCCCCGTTGGCGCAGACGCTGAACAGACAGCGGCACGGGCAGTAAAAAGTCGGGTGGATCGTTACCTGTATCGAAGTGATTGCGCAGCGATTGGCCGAGAAGTTCGGCTAACAGACGGCCATACGGCCACTTGCTGTTGTGCTTGAACCGAATGATCAAACTGTCGACCGGAAAGCCATACACCCATGGCGCATGCACCGACTCGAAGGCCGGGGGTTGCTTGAGGCAAAAGCCGCAGGTGAGCCCCGCCATTGGCAAGGGCAATGCGCAGCGCTGGCAACTGTCGCCCAGCCAGGGCAGCTCAAGTTCACACGCCGTGCACAGCGCGAGGCGGGTATCGGTGCGTTCATCGCACAATAAACAGGTCTGGTTATTAAATAACCAGTTGTCAACCAGTGTTCTTAAGCGTGGTTGACAACTCATGTCACATCCTTAAACATGCCGAGCATCCGTGCCGTGCCTGAGGCAATGACCTCAGGTTCTAGTCAAAGCATAAACAAGAGAAACGCCGATGAGCGCCAGCACCCTTGCCAACTTGCGACATGATTGGTCTTTAGCCGAAGTCCGGGCCTTGTTTGTCCAGCCGTTCAATGACCTGTTATTTCAGGCGCAGACCGTTCACCGCGCGCATTTCGACGCGAATCGGGTTCAGGTTTCGACGCTGCTTTCGATCAAAACCGGGGCGTGTCCGGAAGATTGCAAATATTGTCCGCAGTCGGGCCACTACAACACTGGCCTGAAAAAAGAGAAGTTGATGCAGGTGCAGGCGGTGCTCGAAGAAGCCGCACGGGCCAAGTCCATCGGCGCGACGCGTTTCTGCATGGGCGCGGCCTGGAAGCACCCGTCTGCCAAAGACATGCCCTACGTGCTGGAGATGGTCAAAGGCGTAAAAGCCCTGGGCCTGGAAACCTGCATGACGCTGGGCAAGCTCGATCAGGAGCAAACGGCAGCGCTGGCGCACGCTGGGTTGGATTACTACAACCACAACCTCGACACCTCGCCGGAGTTTTACACCAGCATTATCACCACCCGTACCTACAGCGAGCGCCTGCAAACCCTGAGCTACGTGCGTGATGCCGGGATGAAGATCTGCTCCGGCGGGATTCTGGGCATGGGCGAGTCGCTGGACGACCGCGCCAATCTGTTGATTCAGCTGGCCAACCTGCCAGAACACCCGGAGTCGGTGCCAATCAACATGTTGGTGAAAGTGGCGGGTACGCCGATGGCCAATGCTGAAGACATCGACCCGTTCGATTTCATCCGGATGCTGGCCGTGGCGCGCATCATGATGCCTCTGTGCCATGTGCGGTTGTCGGCCGGTCGTGAGGCGATGAACGAGCAGATGCAAGCGCTGGCGTTCTTTGCCGGGGCCAACTCGATTTTCTACGGCGACAAATTGCTGACCACCTCCAACCCGCAGGCCGACAAAGACATGCAGCTGTTTGCGCGCTTGGGCATCTTGCCTGAAGCCCGTGAAGAGCACGCCGACGAGGTGCATCAGGCGGCGATTGAGCAAGCGCTGATCGAGCAGAAATCCAGCGAACAGTTCTACAACGCTGCGGTGTAAGCCTCTTAACTGTAGGAGCGAGCTTGCCTCGCGATCTTTTAAACGATCAAAAGATCGCGAGGCGAGCTCGCTCCTACAGGTCTTGTGCAATCCATTTCCGAGGCCAGCATGTCTTTTGATTTAAGCGCCCGTCTGGCTGCGCGTCGTGCCGACAATCTTTATCGTCAACGCCCGTTGCTTGAAAGCCCGCAAGGGC
This window encodes:
- a CDS encoding TOBE domain-containing protein → MPLPTLLTQHIARRPQRIALLQHIAEQGSITRAAKSAGISYKAAWDAIDELNNLAQTPLVERSVGGKGGGGARLSVSGERVLRLYQRLQVLQSQVLDAAEDSSDLDLLGRLMLRTSARNQLHGSVIAIQRHGHNDLIQLALPGGLTLNAQITRDSTQRLELSIGTPVVALIKAGWLQLTAPDQPAAPEHNQLHGQIEHILHADDGPSEVRISLPSGQTLCALTEPQQLETLQLKVGSAVNVQFSPTLVLLGTPAL
- a CDS encoding ComF family protein, producing the protein MSCQPRLRTLVDNWLFNNQTCLLCDERTDTRLALCTACELELPWLGDSCQRCALPLPMAGLTCGFCLKQPPAFESVHAPWVYGFPVDSLIIRFKHNSKWPYGRLLAELLGQSLRNHFDTGNDPPDFLLPVPLSVQRLRQRGYNQSTMLADWLSVHLNIPCREHWLLRPQDTTAQQALDAKTRKRNLLQAFSLAPGIEVQGLHLALVDDVLTTGATAQSLARLLLKAGARRVDVYCLARTPKPDGPP
- the bioB gene encoding biotin synthase BioB, with protein sequence MSASTLANLRHDWSLAEVRALFVQPFNDLLFQAQTVHRAHFDANRVQVSTLLSIKTGACPEDCKYCPQSGHYNTGLKKEKLMQVQAVLEEAARAKSIGATRFCMGAAWKHPSAKDMPYVLEMVKGVKALGLETCMTLGKLDQEQTAALAHAGLDYYNHNLDTSPEFYTSIITTRTYSERLQTLSYVRDAGMKICSGGILGMGESLDDRANLLIQLANLPEHPESVPINMLVKVAGTPMANAEDIDPFDFIRMLAVARIMMPLCHVRLSAGREAMNEQMQALAFFAGANSIFYGDKLLTTSNPQADKDMQLFARLGILPEAREEHADEVHQAAIEQALIEQKSSEQFYNAAV